A region of the Candidatus Methanosuratincola sp. genome:
GGCGATCTCCCCCCTCAGATGCTCCACAGCGTTTCAGGGATAGAATTTTTAGAGTTCATTTGGCAGTTTGGAAAGCCCGCCTCCTTCCCGATCCTAATGGTCACATTCGCTGCAGTACTGGGATACTTCTTTTTCAAGTTCAGGAAGCAGCTCAGAGGGGGCGTGCTGGCAACAGAAATTTTTTCGGTCATAGACCCTGAGAACGGGAGGAGGCTGAAGGACAAAAAATTTGCAGCGATTACCATAATGAGTTTCATTGCCACAATAATAGCCCTCTCGCTTAGGGAGATGATAGGCTTCGAGCTCGGCGCAATTGCTGCAATCGGTGCCGCGTCGACCGTACTGGTGATGGAGACGTACGGGAGGAGGCTCAACCGGCCCTCCTTCGAGGAAGTGCTCACCTCGCTTGACTGGCGGTCGATCCTCTTCTACCTGTCGCTTTTCGTGCTCATAGGCGGGATAAACAGGCAGGGGCTGATCGCCATGGCTGCGAACGCGATAGCCCCGATCTTCGCGTCCAACACCGCCTTGGGGGTCACTCTAGTATACTGGTTGACCGTCCCTGTGGTGGGCTTCATTGAGCACGACGCCTACATACTGGCTCTGCTCTACCTTGTCAAAGATTTCAGCATCCAAGCAGGAATCTCCCCATGGCCCTACTGGTGGGCGATACTCTGGTCGGGCACCCTTGGCTCAAACCTGACGGTTGCAGGCGCACCAGCTCTGCTAGTAGCGCTCAACCTCTGCGAGCGGGAGGGCTGCAAGGTAAGCGCCAAAGAGCTCTTTAGGTACAGCGTCCCCTTTGTCCTGATCTCGGTTATCGTTTGCTATTCTCTTATGATGATCTTCTGGGTTTTCATGTGAAGCATCCGCCTACGGGCGGAGATGGTCTGGAGGGCACTTGGGGGCCCTTATCCCAATTCGGCTCCCTGTGACCATGTAGACGGTTTCGGCGGATATGTAGCAGGCGTGATCCGCCATCCGCTCGATTATCCTGGCAATGAGCCCGTTCATGAGAACGCAGGCCCCGCCTTCCGCATAGTCCCTGTACCTCGAGAGAATCCGTCTATACCCCATATCGACTCTGGCATCATCATCTATCACTGAAGAGGCTTTAATCGGATCCTTGGAGAGGTATGCTTCCACGCTTTTTTGGAC
Encoded here:
- a CDS encoding SLC13 family permease, whose product is GAASGLLSLFVDNVLVILIMSPVALHITRLLKINPVPFLIFIGLCANFTGSALLIGDLPPQMLHSVSGIEFLEFIWQFGKPASFPILMVTFAAVLGYFFFKFRKQLRGGVLATEIFSVIDPENGRRLKDKKFAAITIMSFIATIIALSLREMIGFELGAIAAIGAASTVLVMETYGRRLNRPSFEEVLTSLDWRSILFYLSLFVLIGGINRQGLIAMAANAIAPIFASNTALGVTLVYWLTVPVVGFIEHDAYILALLYLVKDFSIQAGISPWPYWWAILWSGTLGSNLTVAGAPALLVALNLCEREGCKVSAKELFRYSVPFVLISVIVCYSLMMIFWVFM